Part of the Labilithrix sp. genome, AGCGAGTCGCTCCGCGTCTTGAGCCAGCGCTCGTAGAGCTTCACGAGCCCCTTCGAGGTCGCGACGCCGCGCGCGATCGTCGCGTTCGCGACCTCGCCGATGACCTCGACGAAGCGCGCGAAGTGCTCCGCGAGCTCCTTGAAGATGTCGATCGAGCGGCTCGAGCATCCGCTCACCGGACCGTCCTGCGGCTCGGGCGCACGGCTCATGATGAGCGAGCCCGCGCTCTCGTACGCGGTGCGGCCGATGCCGATGATGTACTTCGTGTCGACGCCGCGCGCCTCGAAGTGATCGGCGAAGAAGCCGGAGGAGTAGAGGACGCCGTCGCCGAGCACGCGGAGCCGCTCGAAGCGCTCGCCGAGCTCCGCCGTGTGGAGCGCCTCGTTCAGGAGGAGGGTCAGCGGCTGCTCGAGCGTGCGCTCGACCGGACTGCCTGGCTTCGCGAGATCGGAGAGGAGCCCGACGACGTACGAGCGTGCGCCGTCCGACGCGGTCACACCACGCGATCGCATCGCGTCCTCGACGGCCCCTGCGAAGAAATCCGAGACGGAAACAGCCGCAACAATCGACATCCTTGTTGTCCTCCGACCTCATCCACAACGGCCTGAGCTGCTCGACCTTCAGGGGAGAGCAGGTTCAGGGCCGCATTCTTTTGGTCTACGAGAGGCGGACCCAGATGGCAATTTCCCGAATATGTCCGGAAGGTTACGACTGAGACCGGAAGCAGCACTCCAAGCGCGAGAGTGCCAAGCCTGTGTCGTCCTGCCTCAGCCGCGGCCAATTGGCGGGGATTGCTCGCGAATCGGGCGTCGCAGAAAGATCGCCTTCGTCGCTTGACGGTGTAGGCAGCGCGATTAGATTGCGCGGCGCCCGTTAGCACTCACTCCGAGCGAGTGCTAACAATCGGCCGCTGCTCAGCGCGGCGCCAGCCACACAAGGAGTGAGCTTTCATGAATATCCGTCCCCTGCAGGACCGCGTGATCCTCAAGCGTGTGAAGGAAGAGGAGAAGACCAAGGGCGGGATCATCATCCCCGACACCGCGAAGGAGAAGCCGATCGAGGGTGAGGTCGTTGCGGTCGGCAACGGCAAGCTGCTCGACGACGGCACGGTGAAGAAGCTCGACGTGAAGGTCGGCGACCGCGTGCTCTTCGGCAAGTACAGCGGCACCGAGGTGAAGCTCGATGGTGAGGAGCGCCTCATCGTCCGCGAGGAGGACATCCTCGCCGTCCTCGAGAAGTGATTGGCGCCTAGCGCCCCGAAAGAATTTTAGGAGTCAGCACATGGCAGCCAAAGAAATCGT contains:
- the groES gene encoding co-chaperone GroES, encoding MNIRPLQDRVILKRVKEEEKTKGGIIIPDTAKEKPIEGEVVAVGNGKLLDDGTVKKLDVKVGDRVLFGKYSGTEVKLDGEERLIVREEDILAVLEK